The Laspinema palackyanum D2c region ATTTGTTTGCTGGATTCCTCAGAAGTGCCAACCTCCAGCGCGCCAACCTCGTCAATGCTAACTTGATAGGGGCCAACTTGATAGAAGCTGACTTGAGTGAAGCCGAACTGACTACGGCTAACCTCAGTGGCGCTTTCTTCCGTAAAGCCAAGCTCAACGGGGCCAACCTCAGCAAAGCCCAACTGGTTCAAGCCAACCTAGACTATGCTGAACTGATTGGCGCTTGTCTGGTCGGGGCTAGGCTGATTGAGGCAGACTTGAGCCATGCCAACCTCACCGATGCAAATGCCCTGGCTGCTAATTTCCAGGATGCGGTAATGACGGGCGCTTGTTTGGACGGATGGCAGACGAATCGCTATACTAACCTGAACTTTGCTTTCTCTTGATGGGATGCCCAGAGTTCCCCCCGCCGGTGATGGCAGATGCGTCCAACATGATGCGATCGCCAGTGCTGAGTCAGGACCCGGACTGCCGCCGCGCAATTTCTTTGCCGGTGATGCAGTAGGCTCCACCATCGGCAAGCTCAGTGGGATGGGTGGGGTTGGAATATGATTGGTTGCGTTGGCGATCGCACCTTCTGGGAGTCAGCCCGAGCCGATGAAAGTTTACAATGATTTTGCTAATCCGATTGACGAGTGCATTCCCGAAATTTCATGGACAGTTTTCGAGTTAACTTGACCTTGGACCCTCAAGATTTCCTGCCGATTCAGCCGGGACAATTTGCCGACAAAGCCAGCGACAAAATCCGGCTCAAGTCTCCGGTTGAATTGCCTTGGGGTCAAGTTTGGAAACTCGTCCCGATGACCGAGAAGGGCCGGACCCGAGGTGGCTTGATTTATCTCAAACGGCTCACTTTCAAGCTGTTTCCCCTTGAAGAAAGCAAGGACTATCTTGATGTCGAACTGCGGCGGGAACGGTGGAAGGGTGATATTTTCGACTCCCTCGACCCCACGATTCGCTGTTGGTGCGTCTGGGTGGAGCCACCGCAGAACCAGTTGATTTATTCGATTTCTCGTCCATGAAATGCGATCGCCTTCATGCTCCAAATGGATGGCCCCATTGCGCTCGATTCTCCTTATTAAATGGCGAACTCCACTTGTTAATCAGTCGAAATTCCATCTTCTGTCTGAGCCTAGTTTGCGTTGGCACTCCCCACTCAAACGCTAACACAGGCGACACTTCTAAGTTATGTTTGCGATTGAGTTGGATGTACTTGCTCAAATATTCTTGACAATGGTGACCCGCTTTCCAGCGTTTGTTCGAGTGGACTGTTTCGCCGATGTAGAGAATCAAGGGAAGGCAAGTGTCAATCAAAAAATACAAACATGGCTCACCATTTTCGGCAAGTCTCATCTGAGCTAAATCATAGAAGCGAGTGGGATGTTGTTGCAGGGAAAATGGGTCGATTAGTTCGGGGTCAAACTGGTTTACCCCCGTGTCGAAGAGGGTCGGTTGTTGCGGATAATTCTGCCGAGTTTCTTCCTGATGTCGAGCGATTTTTCGCTTCCATTGGATGAATTGGTCCCGGTCCATCTCTAGTCTGTCCGGTCGGCTGGTGGTGCTATCCATGTCGAAGAAACTGAGTTGTTCGTCCATGATTTACGTTCTAGTCGGCACTTCCATTTTCCTTGATTTGGCCCATAAAATCTAGTAGTTGCTACGAATGTAGGTTTTAACCAAATGGAGGTAAACTCTACAGGTTAAGGAGTTTTAGCTGAATTAGTCGTCTAGCTAGAGGCAATCGCCAAGTTTTTAGAACCAATTTCCAATCGGTTCGGAACAATCGTCTCTCCATTCATACGATGATTCAGCAAGTCACTTAGTGCAGGGAAGCCAATGCCACACCCACGGCTTCATCCAAAGGCAGGATTGCCAGCTCACCGCCGATATTGGTAACCGCCATAATCGCAAAATCTCGCTGGGGTGCCATCCAAACTACGGCATAATTTAAGGTGTTGGTGCCATTATGCCAGAGGACGCGGCCACCGCCCCAGTCCCGTTCGAGTGCGACCCACCCGAATGCGTAGCTGCCCGGTGCTGAATCTTGCGGACTCTCACCAACAGGGGTATGCAGTTTTTGGAGCGTTTCTGGTTTTAGCAAAGTCGAGTTGCCTCGTTCCCCTTGCAGATGCAGCGCGATAAACTTGCCCCAGTCCGCCAGGGAACAGTGTACGAGACCTGCGGGGGCAAGCAACGGGGGATTATCGTTCTCGGGTTCGGGGGAAATGGCCTCAATCTGACCGTTTTCTAAAATATGCTGCCAGGGTTGGTCGATTTGGCCGGGAGTTCCCATTGGCCCAAAGCCCGCCGTCGTCATCCCCAAGGGTTGAAAGAGTTGCTGGGTGATGAGGTCCTCCCAGGATGCACCCAGCGCTTGTTCGGCCATAGCCGCAGCGACCACATAGCCCATGTTGGAATAGTGGAACTCACCGATTGCAAATAGGGGCGGTTGTTGCAAGGCTAATGTGAGATAAGTATAGCGCTGCTGCTGAATCGAACCGGGTAAGTCAAGCATTTCTAAGGTCATTTTTCCCGGCAACCAAGGTTGGTGCGGTTCAGGGAATCCACCTTGATGGGACAACAGTTGTTCGAGGGTCACGCTGCGATAAACCGGCAACATTTCCAGACGCGGAAAGGCTTCAGCTAAGGTAGTTTGCCATTCTAACTGGCCTGCTTCGACCAATCTGCCGAGCAACGTGGCGGTCATCGCTTTGGTACAGGAACCCAGATGGAACCGATCGCCAATGGTCACGGGAATGCCGCTGCCATATTTACGCTCACCCACCGCACCGATTGCGCTCATCCCTTCGCTGGTGACGATGGCCGCTGCTAAAGCTGGTAATGGGTGGGTCTGTTGAATCGGTTCTAGGATTGAGTTTAGATTTTTCAGGGCTTTGAGTTCCTGCAAATTTAGAAAACTTGATAACTCGCCTACGGTTTCGAGAACGAAAAAGTCTGGACGGCGAACACTCTTCCGCTGAAGGGTTCGGTCATGATTCCGTAACCAAAATATCTATATTCTG contains the following coding sequences:
- a CDS encoding pentapeptide repeat-containing protein produces the protein MANSQQIEIIRQGVETWNQWRNENSAIEVDLSEADLGGADLSHANLEEAELIEANLVGANLVSANLSRANLREADLSHAKLTQANLSDVYLFAGFLRSANLQRANLVNANLIGANLIEADLSEAELTTANLSGAFFRKAKLNGANLSKAQLVQANLDYAELIGACLVGARLIEADLSHANLTDANALAANFQDAVMTGACLDGWQTNRYTNLNFAFS
- a CDS encoding serine hydrolase domain-containing protein, with protein sequence MQELKALKNLNSILEPIQQTHPLPALAAAIVTSEGMSAIGAVGERKYGSGIPVTIGDRFHLGSCTKAMTATLLGRLVEAGQLEWQTTLAEAFPRLEMLPVYRSVTLEQLLSHQGGFPEPHQPWLPGKMTLEMLDLPGSIQQQRYTYLTLALQQPPLFAIGEFHYSNMGYVVAAAMAEQALGASWEDLITQQLFQPLGMTTAGFGPMGTPGQIDQPWQHILENGQIEAISPEPENDNPPLLAPAGLVHCSLADWGKFIALHLQGERGNSTLLKPETLQKLHTPVGESPQDSAPGSYAFGWVALERDWGGGRVLWHNGTNTLNYAVVWMAPQRDFAIMAVTNIGGELAILPLDEAVGVALASLH